The DNA region TCAATATAAACTGTTCTCATCTTGTATTCGCTCTACCCTATTTCCTAATCTGCTGGAACCAAGATCTTTGCTGCTATAAGATCATCCAAGTTCTGGGTTGCATCGACTAACTTGCCTTCGTTGTTCGTTACAGTTTTCACTATCCTGTATTGCACACCGCCGCCTGGTTGCCCGAACCAGGGCGCTATTTCTGATTTTTCGATTCTATACCCAGGAGGCAGCGGCCCATCTCCGACCTTGTAGGAGGTCAACGGCCCTCCTCCGCTCCCTGGCGGCATCGCTCGCGCTTCAAATGGCGTGCCTTCGGGAGCCAGCCACCCTCCGTTTGGTCTCCCGTATCTATCAACGTTTTTGCCTCCAAGCTCTGCTTTCCATTCTGCTGGACTGATATCGCGCTTGGTCCCAGGAACGGCATAGGGTTTACCTGGGTCCGTTTCTTCTGGGTATTTCCATGCTCCTGGTTTGCCGTATTTAGTTTCGAACTCTTCAACTGTGAGACTTTCAGCTCGGGCGGCGGCGACTTCAACCGCTTCAGCCTGTTCGCCTGCGGTAGCCGTGTACAGGACGGCGCGTGCATCGAGGAGAGGCTTCATCTCGACGGCGGTTCTGGCGAGCCCGCCGACAGCGGAGAGGACCGGGGCGCCGGACGCTTCGGCGAGCGTGGCGAACGAGCGGCAGATGTTGGCGATACGTGCCCCGACGGCCACCAGGCGGCTCGCCTCCCCGCCTTGGGCTATGAGCTCCGAGATCCCGGCAGTGAAGAACGCCGCCACCCCGCCGACCACCTCGATGGCCGCGCTCTGCCAGGCGAGGTCTTTCGCGGCCTCTTCGATCTGTTTGTGGGCCTCTTCGATCTGATAGGCGTAGTTCCCGCACGCCGTCGCCAACACGTCGAGCTGCGCTGCCACATCGCCCATCCGGTCTTGGAGAATGGAGCACCATCGCGCAGCGGAGGGAACCTCAGGCGCCGCCTGCTGCTCGATCAAGCCGACAGCGGGCGGAATGTGCCCCGCCGCCTCCCGCACGAACCCTGCCGCTTTCCGATACGCCTCTGCGACTGCCCGCAGCTTCGCCGGGTCCCCGTTGGGCCACAGAAAGCCCTCGGTGTATTTCGCGATGAACGTCCACCATCCCGGCTCGCCCCCAGCACCGCCGCCGAACGCTTTCGGCACGCTGGGCGCTGTGTGCTGCGGCGTTGTGCCAGGAGCCGGGACCGGGGCGCCGGGGTTGTCGGCGTTGTGGTGGTTCGCCGCGCTGTACGCGAGCAGATCGCGCATCATCGCGGCCCCATTGCGCAGATCCGTTGTTGCCGCCAGCGGCCCGTGTTGGGGGTCCGTCGCCACGGGGTCGTATTTGTCGGCCCACTTCTGCGCACCCGAGTCCGAACCCGCCATTCCGCCCGAGCCCGGCAACGCCTGCGCCAACACCGATGCGGCGGAAGACATGGCGGCCTCCACGCGGGAGAACACCTGCCCGGCGCTCAGCAGATCGTCCGGCACCACATCGAGCGACACCCCGCCAGGATCGACGCCGACGCTCCCGTTTCCTGGTGTCCCTCCGGGCTTATGCGGTGGCGTCACGGCCACATCCCCTTCTGGTGCGCGATCACGCCCGTGTACGCCTGGTGGTTCCCCTTCGCCTGCTCCCGCAGCTCCTTCAGGCCCTCTCGCATTTCCGCGAGCCCTTTGGCCCACCGTTCGTGATACGCCCGCTGCTGCTCCGCCGCTTGACCCGACCATGCGGCGTGCAACCGCGCGATTGCCGCGTCGATCTGGCCGACCCACTCCTCGACTTTCTTGTCGAACGCCTCGCACGCCTCGATGTGCTCGGAGAGCTGCTCCAGATCGATCCGATAATGACTGTCGGCCATCAGAAATTGAACCTCGGCTCGACGCGCGCGAGGCTCTGCGAGTTCTCGCCCTCCTGCTGGTCGTACTCGTCGGCGGACTCGCCCAAAAGCCCCGATTCGCCCTCCAACGCGGCGATGACCGTCTCACAGCCTTCTTTCCACTCCTCCCAAGGCGGGCGGAACTTCGAAGCCGACGTGCCTGCCCAGCCCTCGGCGAGCTCGTCGCCGCGCCGGGCCAGCTTCCCAAACTCGGAGCGCATCTCTTCCGCAACACCGCCGATGAGCTGCTGGACCGAGCGCATCTCCGCAGGTTCCACCCCGAGTGAGTCTCCCATGAAAAATCTCCAAACCGCCACAGAATTCGAGAGCTACGCTGAGGGTAACGATGAAGGCGCGAGCCTGCAACCAGGACGTGGTGATGGCGTGATCGGAGCCCAGTTCAGCTGATCTCTGGCGGCGCGTCCGCAGGGCCAGAGCAATGTCGGGCGAGGATCGCGGAGGCGACGTTGAAGACCTTTGTGTTCAGCATGACGCGCTGAACGCAGTGCGGGAGGCGCCCATCGGGCGCCTCCCGCACTGCGTTCAGTTTTCCTGCTTACACGTCGTAGTAGAGCTGGTATGTCTACCTGCGCGTTGGGTAGATAGAACGGATTAGGGCGATGCTGACTACCTGCATGTTCTTAGGTTGGTGGCGTTGACGTGATCGAGTGATTTTCGGTGTTGCTGCATACCCGCTGCCTACCGGAGCGAGTGAAGATTGCTCAGATGCGCCGAACGGGTCGTCGCAGCGCTTCCGACCGCTTTGGTTGAAGCTGAAGTACGATTTCGGCGTTCGACCCGCTATGACAGTAGGGGGGTACCCCCTGGGGCAAGCCCTTCCGCACCTCGGCCGCATAGGCGAATCCCCTCCCTGGTTTTTTTCCAAACGAAAGGACGCTGCGATGCTGATGGTGTCGTGGCTGTAGCCGACCGCCTGCGCCGCCACCTCACGAGATTTCGACTCAGGCGCCGTCTTACAAGCGTCGTCACGGGTGGATTGCTCCCGATCAGATGGTGCAGAATCTGCACCATCTCGACGGGACTTGCTGACGCCTTCGCTCCTGCGCCACGGGTTTCAGCGCCGCCTCGATCGCGCTGGCTATCGCCTCTGCCTCGGTGGGGGTGAACGGCTTGCGCTGCGTGTTCTCGTCTGTCTCCGCGCGCAACAAGTCCGACGCCTCCACCAGGGAGGCCACCACCGTGACCGGCGCCGTCTGCCAGCCCAACAGCCGCACCGCCTCCAAACGGCGCTGACCGGCCTCCAGCCGCAGATCCGCCGTCGCCGCCACCGGGCGGGTCAAGCCCGCCTCGCGGATGCTGAGTCGCGGATTCTTGGGATGGCGGGGTGGTTTTTAGAGGGAGGCCAGGATTTCTTCGGAGAGTTTTTTGTCCGAGAGCAGTTTGCCGACCAAGGCGACGACGACCTCCTGTCGGGTCACCCTCGCCCTTCCGAGCTTGCGCGCCGCCTCGCGCTGCCAGACCGCCAGCGCGTCATGCTGCCGGTCGCTGAACTGGATCGTGCTCTTGACGGTCATATTCGCTCCGCTTTCGTCCACACGATACAAATTACAGCATTTCCGTGGTTCCGCGTGAACGGATATGCGGATTTTATCTATTTACGGAATTGCGTATATACGGGCTTCCGTACTAGTATCACTTCCGTGAATACGGAAATACGGATTAATGAGCCTGTGGGAACGTCGGAACCCGCGAAGGGCTCCAGCGGCTTGAACCAGACCGTGGCCCTTGAGGTCCGCGGGCATCTCGCGAAGCGCAGGCTCAAACGGCGCGACCTCGCACACGCGCTCAATGTGAGCGTCCGAACGGTCAGCGACCTACTCGGGGAGCGCCGCCCCTGGCGCATAGACGAGGTCGAGACCGTCGCGGCCTGGCTCGACATCAGCCCCGCCGAACTCATGTTCCCATCGAACCCGAGACGCCGTCACTGAACGCCTACGCCCGTTCGAGCCAGGACACGGCGATCATGCGACGACTCCTGCACCGGTAGCATCTCCAAGGACCCCGCCCCGTATCCGGCCCTCACAGCAGGCCCGCGAAGACCTCTCGCTTCTCCCCGCCCGCCATGACCTTCACTATGCGGTAGTCGCCAGCTCTGTTCCGCTCAACGTCATGGCACGATCCTAACGCTGGCCGCCATGGGCGCGGAGAGGCATCCGTGAGCCGAGCAACCAGCAAATCTCGCAATCCGGGCTCACCCCCCGGTGTCCTCCCAGAACCGGCCCCAGATCAGCCGCGGCCTCGGCGGCGGCTCCCACACGCCGTGCCGCCACCAGGCCAGCGCCGTTGCGGCGACCCCGTCCAAGGCCCGCTCCAGGCGCGCGCCGAGCCACACGCTCGCCGCCTGCGAGAGACGCATATGGTCCTGGTAGTTCCGGTCGCGGGCCGCGAAATACCCGCCCTCGAAGACCGGGACACGCAACCCGCCCCCCACAATGCTCGCCCGCAGCCTCGAAGCGTCCCCGCCCACCTCGCGAACCGTCCGCGCGAAGTCCACGAACACCGACCGGTGCTTCGGCGCCAGAGTCCCCGAGGCCTCCCGAACCGGCCACGGCTCGTCCAGGAACTCAAGGTCCGGCTCACGCCAGACCAACGGCGGCCCCGGATCGTAATCCCAGCGCCCGCCCTCGCGCAGCCACCGCACGGTCGCCTCCTCGAGCCCGTCGACCCCGCACTCCAGGCTCTGCGCCAACGCGAACTGCGCCGACTGCCCCGCCGCCAGCACCTCGTCCGCCACCGCCCGCAGCAGCTCGACCTCGCGGCAGCTCGGATACCTGTCGCACGCCCCCGCGACAGCGGCCCTAGTCTTAGCCTGCCAACGACGCATCACCGAGGCCATCTCCCGCTCCGGCTTCAAACTCTCCACCACAAGGCGCTCATGGTCACGCCGCGCGGGAGCCGAGCCCGAAAGCCACTTCCACGCCTCCGCCGAGAACGGACTGTCCTCCTCCGTCGAAGACCACCGCTCGGATTCGGCGGTCACCAGCCGCCGCCCTGCCCGCGCAGCCAACCCTCGACGTCCCGCACGAGGTCTTCGCTGGTGAGGTCTACGATTTGCTCTCGCCACGCCGTGAGCTGGTCGAGCATCGCGAGCTGGAAAAGGAACGCCTCGGCTGCGGACTCGGCGGTCGGGCCTGACCCGACGACCTCGGAGTCCCCCCATATGGCTTTGAACCCGTACACGTCGTGCTCTTCGCTGTAGCGGCCCCCGACGTACTCAGCGCCGTAGCGCTCACACGCGCGCCGCGCGATCTGCGCCACCGCTTGGGGCGACAGTTCTTTACCGCTATCAGGTGATGACACGTTTTGCCGTCCTCTATCCGTCTTTGGCCGCTGGCCAGCCGGGGACTGGCGCGGGCAGCGGTTCAGGGGAAGGGTAGGGGCCGTCGTGCTCGCCAGCGAGCCATCGGGCACGGACCTCTTCGGGGTCGGGTGCTTTGGCCATGCACTGGCCTTGCGCCCGCTTCCAGTCCTGGCCCTCCCATGACCCGTCGGACCAGCGCTGCCCAGTTGCCCCGTCTGCTGCCCCGTAGTTGTCCAATACGCCGACGATCCGCCAATTCCCGAACACGTCCGCTTGCGGCGCCGGCAGCGGGCCTGCCTGCGCGGGTCCGCCTCCATCTGATGTCTGCGTGTTCGGTCCAGGTTGTGGGTTTTGGCGGACTTCGACACGAGTGACCCCGCCCCAACCAGCCGGAGGCGGCACCTGCGATGGGTCGGTGTGGACGGGTTTGTCCGAGACTCCGTCTGTGGCGGCCCATTTGCCGTCTTGGAGCCGGGTGGAGAGCGAGTACCCGCCGCCGCAGATCACAGCGGCCCATCCTCCGTCTCGGGTGGGAGAGAGCGAGAGCACGACTTCGTGGGCGACGCCGCCCTGTGCTCTCGTGCGCTGAGTCTGAGCAGCGGCACCTGTTGGGCTCTTCAATCGAAGGTTCTGGGTCTCGTCTGGGGATTGCCCGAATTTCCCGTTCTGCGGGACCGCCTTGTCGAAGCCCGGGTACGCGTCGGAGGGTTTCGAGCTGTACAGGGTCAGGGTGCTTGTCTCTATGTAGGCGCGGACCGGGACCATCGGGCCGCGCACGAGATCGACATCTGGTTCGGCGGTCCACACGAACCGGAGGTCTTTGAACTGTTCGGAGAGATGGTAGGGGCCGTCGGCGCGCTCAGGGCGCGGTAGCGGCGCGCTCGGAGCCGTGCGAGAGCAAGCCGCAGTCCCCGCAAGAGCCAGGATTGTGAAAACAGCGCCCGCCCGCCTGGTTGTGTTCATTTGTCGTGGGAGGGTTGCGGGCCGTCTTTGGTGATGGTCCGGGCTTCAGGGATAGAGCTGTAACGCGTCCAATCGCCTGGGAAACAGGGCGAATTGGCGTATATCGTTGCTGTGGGATCAAGGGGGCTGTACGTGACGCTCAGTTCGTAGCCGTCAGGCGAGTGGCCGAAACGGTTGAGCGCGCCAGTGCCCTCGTGCTGCTCGACTTTCCAGCCCCATCCGCGCCAGATATCACCGATTTTCGTGATGAGCGTCGGGTAGTCCGTGCTATGGTGGTCGATCAGGGCGCGGGAGTCGCCGTATGAGGCTGGAGCGTTGTTCTTGTCAGCAGCGTTGTCGTCGCAGGCGGTGACTGTGGCGCTCGCCCCGAGGCTGCGCGTGTTGTCGAGCTCGATTCCCTCGGGGAGATCTTGCAGTGTCCTCTGATAGTAGCGATACACTGTGTCCTGCGCCTCTTGTATGCTTTTCGGGGTGGCGGCGAGCTTCGCTTTTTGTTCCGCTTGCGTCCGAACGAAGTGGGTCGCGTACGTGGCTATCCCGAAGACCGCGAGCAAGACGATCCCCGCCATAGCGATCTTGTCTCGCGACCAAAATTTTCGGCTCCAGATCGTCCGGTCATTGCTCTGGCGTGACACCGTCACCTCCGGTTTTGCCGCCGATGATCGCACCCATGTTGTTCAACCCGTCGCTGTTCTCCGAGAAGTAGCTGCTGTGATCTCCTGGCGCGGTCCTGAATTTATACGCGTGCGCCCAAGTGTCTGGGTTCTGGCCGAAATGGTTGGAGACGACGCTCGTCCCGATGGGGTCGTTGGCCGCGAGGCCCACAAACACTTTCGCGCCAGGGTTCAGATTGAGCCCGTCAGCGTCGTTGGCGAACATACCTGGGCTGCCGACCGCGACCACCGCGTCGGCGTCGAGATGGTTCCCGCCAGTTGCGGCGGCGCCGATGAGCGTGGTGCCGTAGCTGTGCCCGATGACAGTGTTGTAGGACGGCGGGCCTTCGTGGGAGGCTCGTAGCCCGGCCTGGAAATCGATCAAACCTTGTGCCCCGGCCTGAGCGTAGGAGGAATAGGGAGAGTCTCGGACTAGGTCCATCGGCGGGTTGTAACCGATCCACGTTGTCACAGACACATCGCCCCCAGCGAGCTGCCCGTGGCTTTGCGCAAGAGCCGCGTTATACATGTCGAGCGATCTTTTATCACTACCGAGCATGCTGGCGATGTCGTCGCTCGTGCCGGGGACATAGGTGGCGTTCTGTTTCGCCTTGTCGGGATTGTTGATCGACACAGCGGCACGGCCCTTGTCATCGATATACCCGAGGAGACGCGGCGGTGAGGCATTGTTCAAGGTGTCTTGGACCTTCTGATATCCGTCCGCTTCGTGTTTCAGGGTGTTCCAGTGCTCTTTCCACGCCTTCCACTCCTGGTACGCGGCGCCGCCTTGCGGCAGATTGTCTGCGCCCCAGTCGGGGACATTCCGCCCTTCCTTCCAATCGGGGTGTTGCCGCTCCCATGCCTCTAGCTCGTCGTTCTTCCGCTTCGCGATCTTCGGCAGCTCTTGCCGATTGTACTTGTCCCGATCCGCAAACGGGATGCCGCCATGGTTGCCGATGTCGGGGTACCGCTTGTAGATTTCGTCCTTCTCCTGTTCGCTGAGGTTCATCCAGAGGTCGTGCAGGACGTGCGGGTCGGTCGGGAGGGGGATTGTGCCGTCCGCGATGCCTTTGGCGATGTCGTGGCCGCGCTTGCCGAGCGCCTCTGCGGCGGGTACAGCGTCAGCGGCGTGCGCGAAGGAGTCTTTGATCGTCTGCGCGGCTTGGGTTGCGGCGTCTTGCATTTGCCGCACGTACTCGTCGATCGCCGCTTGCCCTTTT from Segniliparus rotundus DSM 44985 includes:
- a CDS encoding helix-turn-helix domain-containing protein → MGTSEPAKGSSGLNQTVALEVRGHLAKRRLKRRDLAHALNVSVRTVSDLLGERRPWRIDEVETVAAWLDISPAELMFPSNPRRRH
- a CDS encoding WXG100 family type VII secretion target: MGDSLGVEPAEMRSVQQLIGGVAEEMRSEFGKLARRGDELAEGWAGTSASKFRPPWEEWKEGCETVIAALEGESGLLGESADEYDQQEGENSQSLARVEPRFNF
- a CDS encoding alpha/beta hydrolase, with translation MPVTKSFIEQGHKSLTPDLRLCASNHASKGQSLANMQKSLLGTVQQPSQNHQWTGKAEQAAEGRADRLGQEANAMSGDFTKVGTTLSSFADTVDRCCELANDAIQHVIGFDQVVPMEVSEDLKASDPHFDLAIAHAAFPDRMRKERTEALQKGQAAIDEYVRQMQDAATQAAQTIKDSFAHAADAVPAAEALGKRGHDIAKGIADGTIPLPTDPHVLHDLWMNLSEQEKDEIYKRYPDIGNHGGIPFADRDKYNRQELPKIAKRKNDELEAWERQHPDWKEGRNVPDWGADNLPQGGAAYQEWKAWKEHWNTLKHEADGYQKVQDTLNNASPPRLLGYIDDKGRAAVSINNPDKAKQNATYVPGTSDDIASMLGSDKRSLDMYNAALAQSHGQLAGGDVSVTTWIGYNPPMDLVRDSPYSSYAQAGAQGLIDFQAGLRASHEGPPSYNTVIGHSYGTTLIGAAATGGNHLDADAVVAVGSPGMFANDADGLNLNPGAKVFVGLAANDPIGTSVVSNHFGQNPDTWAHAYKFRTAPGDHSSYFSENSDGLNNMGAIIGGKTGGDGVTPEQ
- a CDS encoding TNT domain-containing protein produces the protein MTPPHKPGGTPGNGSVGVDPGGVSLDVVPDDLLSAGQVFSRVEAAMSSAASVLAQALPGSGGMAGSDSGAQKWADKYDPVATDPQHGPLAATTDLRNGAAMMRDLLAYSAANHHNADNPGAPVPAPGTTPQHTAPSVPKAFGGGAGGEPGWWTFIAKYTEGFLWPNGDPAKLRAVAEAYRKAAGFVREAAGHIPPAVGLIEQQAAPEVPSAARWCSILQDRMGDVAAQLDVLATACGNYAYQIEEAHKQIEEAAKDLAWQSAAIEVVGGVAAFFTAGISELIAQGGEASRLVAVGARIANICRSFATLAEASGAPVLSAVGGLARTAVEMKPLLDARAVLYTATAGEQAEAVEVAAARAESLTVEEFETKYGKPGAWKYPEETDPGKPYAVPGTKRDISPAEWKAELGGKNVDRYGRPNGGWLAPEGTPFEARAMPPGSGGGPLTSYKVGDGPLPPGYRIEKSEIAPWFGQPGGGVQYRIVKTVTNNEGKLVDATQNLDDLIAAKILVPAD
- a CDS encoding WXG100 family type VII secretion target codes for the protein MADSHYRIDLEQLSEHIEACEAFDKKVEEWVGQIDAAIARLHAAWSGQAAEQQRAYHERWAKGLAEMREGLKELREQAKGNHQAYTGVIAHQKGMWP